Proteins from a genomic interval of Oncorhynchus tshawytscha isolate Ot180627B unplaced genomic scaffold, Otsh_v2.0 Un_contig_2548_pilon_pilon, whole genome shotgun sequence:
- the LOC112248034 gene encoding uncharacterized protein LOC112248034 — MVRGTMVRTLNNMEELRNSSFGRPSPRHGLRLLFWFAKDHIVIENDQMVANCDPKEGGFGFHHFQNRRECKNNVCKRLLPFSEYPFYDVGNLYLPTSKSLPKYVREGNTHQIDDSNMDRLIISMRPDRIVDKVYVTKHEDLKSFDPVNTYCISRSLLMIIRQYTLRKFLEQAGYYTQNVIAPRESGDTRIDMDGGSRAPPRAPPSAPPRAAPGFWESYCTIL; from the exons ATGGTACG gggTACCATGGTTCGAACATTGAACAATATGGAGGAGCTTAGAAATTCTTCGTTTGGTCGTCCCTCACCCAGGCACGGACTCAGGCTCCTTTTCTGGTTCGCCAAAGATCACATCGTCATCGAAAATGACCAGATGGTTGCAAATTGCGACCCCAAAGAGGGAGGCTTTGGATTCCATCACTTCCAGAACAGACGTGAGTGTAAAAACAATGTCTGCAAGAGGCTGCTTCCTTTTAGTGAGTACCCATTCTATGACGTGGGCAACCTCTACCTCCCAACATCTAAATCCCTGCCTAAATATGTCCGTGAGGGTAACACTCATCAGATAGATGACAGCAACATGGACCGTCTCATCATCAGTATGCGTCCAGACAGGATAGTGGATAAGGTCTATGTGACGAAGCACGAGGACCTGAAGAGCTTCGACCCGGTCAACACATATTGCATCAGCAGGAGCTTGCTCATGATCATACGTCAGTATACATTGAGGAAGTTCCTGGAACAGGCGGGCTATTACACCCAAAATGTAATCGCCCCCAGGGAGTCTGGGGATACCAGGATTGATATGGACGGTGGATCCAGAGCTCCACCCAGAGCTCCACCCAGCGCTCCACCCAGAGCTGCACCAGGCTTCTGGGAAagctactgtaccatactgtaa